The following are from one region of the Staphylococcus argenteus genome:
- a CDS encoding TetR/AcrR family transcriptional regulator C-terminal domain-containing protein: MNVGDLRVVKTRASINNAFMTLFFEKDFDTISIKEITEYAQVGRKTFYLHYIDKYDLLDQIVSKKLIELEQIGEMKNRLGVQEGTQLWFKFFEDNRAFFMRLFNISSTSNYKKKLLHFIEEEFKKKVPTRVATEKGLDYDLYINFISNGIIGLLDIYLNRSDDTQEQDKITLQVSRLLSLYDLT, translated from the coding sequence ATGAATGTTGGGGATTTACGTGTTGTTAAAACGAGGGCAAGTATAAATAACGCCTTTATGACACTATTTTTCGAAAAAGATTTTGATACGATTTCAATTAAAGAAATTACAGAATATGCTCAAGTTGGGAGAAAAACATTTTATCTACATTATATTGATAAATATGATTTACTAGACCAAATCGTATCAAAAAAACTTATAGAGCTCGAACAAATTGGTGAAATGAAGAATCGTCTGGGTGTACAAGAGGGTACACAATTATGGTTTAAATTTTTCGAAGACAATAGAGCTTTTTTTATGAGACTTTTCAATATTAGTAGTACTTCAAATTATAAGAAAAAGCTGCTTCATTTTATTGAAGAAGAATTTAAGAAGAAAGTTCCGACACGTGTTGCTACGGAAAAAGGCTTAGACTACGACTTATATATTAATTTTATTAGTAATGGTATTATAGGCCTACTAGATATCTATCTAAATCGTAGCGATGACACACAAGAACAAGACAAAATAACCTTACAAGTATCACGATTACTATCTTTGTATGATTTAACATAG
- a CDS encoding response regulator transcription factor yields MKILIVEDDFVIAESLASELKKWNYDVVVAEQFDNITAVFNNHQPQLVLLDINLPTLNGFHWCQEIRKTSNVPIMFISSRIDNMDQIMAIQMGGDDFIEKPFNLSLTIAKIQALLRRTYDLTVVNDTLTVKGCTLILDEAKVAYQGESIQLSLTELQILKLLFQSEDKYVSRTALIEKCWESENFIDDNTLAVNMTRLRKKLSTIGLNDFITTKKNVGYKV; encoded by the coding sequence ATGAAAATATTAATTGTTGAAGATGATTTTGTTATAGCGGAAAGTTTAGCATCTGAATTAAAAAAATGGAATTATGATGTGGTTGTGGCAGAACAGTTTGATAATATAACAGCCGTTTTTAACAATCATCAACCACAGCTTGTGCTGTTAGATATCAATTTACCTACTTTAAATGGTTTTCATTGGTGCCAAGAAATACGCAAAACATCAAATGTACCTATCATGTTTATTAGTTCGCGTATTGATAACATGGATCAAATTATGGCTATACAAATGGGTGGCGATGATTTTATTGAAAAACCATTCAATTTGTCATTAACTATTGCTAAAATTCAAGCGCTTTTAAGACGTACTTATGATCTAACAGTAGTCAATGATACGCTGACAGTCAAAGGGTGTACGCTAATATTAGATGAAGCTAAGGTTGCTTATCAAGGGGAGAGTATACAGCTATCTTTGACGGAATTACAAATTTTAAAATTGTTGTTCCAAAGCGAAGACAAGTATGTGAGTCGAACAGCTTTAATTGAAAAATGCTGGGAGTCTGAAAACTTCATAGATGATAATACATTAGCAGTAAATATGACACGTCTACGTAAAAAATTAAGTACTATAGGCCTCAATGATTTTATCACTACCAAGAAAAATGTTGGATATAAAGTATAG
- a CDS encoding alpha/beta hydrolase: MKQSVNFKSKTNLLAANLYTPKQFDESQKYPAITVCHPGGGVKEQTAGMYAEKLAEFGYVTVVYDASHQGESEGSPRYLEDPFARTEDVRASVDYLTTLDFVDNDRIGALGVCAGGGYTVSAARTERRIKSLATVSMVDIGALFRKGPGDVVSIDDQLAFMTQVADQRTAEANGADYGITGYVPEEIDDSMPENSTMVQGHDYYLTERGQHKNAPNKLLLRSFSEVLTFAPFTYIDELLTQPFLAIAGTEADTIEYSIDAVEKAAGDNNELYKIEGASHVDLYDIPKYVNQVLPKLESFYKETL; encoded by the coding sequence ATGAAACAATCAGTTAATTTTAAAAGTAAAACAAATTTATTAGCAGCGAATTTATATACACCAAAACAATTTGATGAAAGCCAAAAATATCCAGCAATTACAGTTTGTCACCCAGGTGGCGGTGTTAAAGAACAAACAGCAGGTATGTATGCAGAGAAACTAGCAGAATTTGGCTACGTTACGGTTGTATATGATGCATCACATCAAGGTGAAAGTGAAGGTTCTCCTAGATATTTAGAAGATCCATTTGCGAGAACAGAAGACGTTAGAGCTTCAGTTGATTATCTTACAACATTAGACTTTGTGGATAATGACAGAATTGGTGCGCTTGGCGTTTGTGCAGGTGGTGGATATACAGTAAGTGCAGCAAGAACAGAACGTCGTATTAAATCACTTGCAACAGTAAGTATGGTAGATATTGGCGCTTTATTCCGTAAAGGTCCTGGAGATGTAGTATCAATAGATGATCAACTGGCATTTATGACACAAGTTGCAGATCAACGTACAGCTGAAGCAAATGGCGCAGATTATGGCATCACTGGCTATGTACCTGAAGAAATTGATGATTCTATGCCTGAAAATTCAACAATGGTACAAGGGCATGATTATTATTTAACTGAACGTGGTCAACATAAAAACGCACCAAACAAACTGTTATTAAGAAGTTTTTCAGAAGTATTAACATTTGCGCCTTTCACATATATTGATGAATTGTTGACACAACCATTTTTAGCAATCGCAGGTACTGAAGCAGACACGATTGAATATAGCATTGATGCTGTTGAAAAAGCAGCAGGCGACAATAACGAACTATATAAAATAGAAGGAGCATCACACGTAGATTTATATGATATTCCAAAATATGTAAACCAAGTATTACCAAAACTTGAATCATTCTATAAAGAAACACTATAA